From the Streptobacillus felis genome, one window contains:
- a CDS encoding NADPH-dependent FMN reductase, which yields MKKILLINGSIRKESFNQEILNYVSEKALEKGYTVDQVDYSEVPFFSQDIEFPTPNSVEKVRAKFENSDIVWIATPEYNGSVPGAFKNLLDWVSRPVVQGTFGAPEFVKGKTTVISGAAGRSQAALVLEELNGLLTRMGLNVLEERVGLALGEAFTTGKFILSDEQKEQINKVIEKL from the coding sequence ATGAAAAAAATATTATTAATCAATGGTTCAATAAGAAAAGAATCATTCAATCAAGAAATCTTAAATTATGTTAGTGAAAAAGCTTTAGAAAAAGGATATACTGTTGATCAAGTTGATTATTCAGAAGTTCCTTTCTTTTCTCAAGATATAGAATTCCCTACACCAAATTCAGTAGAAAAAGTAAGAGCTAAATTTGAAAACTCTGATATAGTTTGGATAGCTACTCCTGAATATAACGGAAGTGTTCCAGGGGCATTCAAAAACTTATTAGATTGGGTTTCGCGTCCAGTAGTTCAAGGTACATTTGGTGCACCAGAATTTGTTAAAGGAAAAACTACAGTAATTTCAGGAGCTGCAGGGAGATCTCAAGCCGCTTTAGTTTTAGAAGAATTAAACGGATTATTAACTCGTATGGGATTAAATGTTTTAGAAGAAAGAGTTGGTCTTGCATTAGGTGAAGCATTCACTACTGGTAAATTTATACTAAGTGATGAACAAAAAGAACAAATTAATAAAGTAATTGAAAAATTATAA